One Monomorium pharaonis isolate MP-MQ-018 chromosome 4, ASM1337386v2, whole genome shotgun sequence DNA segment encodes these proteins:
- the LOC105840422 gene encoding venom acid phosphatase Acph-1 isoform X1, with the protein MTKFQRIIVLMFYFCLLTTLKTEALIISTRPTTIYTEDDLKLRLVNVVFRHGDRTTDKNYESYPNDPYKNNDFYPDGDGQLTNVGKNRSYALGLWLRDKYNSFLGDMYYPPNVYARSTEMSRCKMTLQLVLAALYPPVDRQKWNEKLSWQPIDLIYTSRHEDNLLNPSFACPIFQKIYENQLQSPEVKKKIEEFNDLMADVSKHTGKNITSVRDLALIYHTLYIESFMGLPLPKWTKNIFPNGTLLNAVYLDYELFNYNELNNLNGGVLLNRIINDMNKVINKTLPDRRINLFSAHDVNVVGLLYALNISVIFRRHFPTFTSSVIVELYEDDGEYLVKVLYYLGIPSEIREINIPGCEVLCPYNKFVELTKSTTALKGVPLLRSGTTSGTGVQVKKNIQMTILLSSFFLLYMV; encoded by the exons ATGACGAAATTTCAACGTATCATCGTgctaatgttttatttctgtttattaACGACATTAAAAACTGAGGCGTTGATTATCTCCACGAGACCAACGACAATTTATACAGAAGATGATTTAAAGCTACGATTAGTCAACGTG GTATTCAGACACGGCGATCGCACAACAGACAAGAACTATGAATCTTATCCAAATGatccatataaaaataacgatttcTATCCAGATGGTGACGGACAGTTAactaat GTTGGCAAGAATAGATCATACGCATTAGGCTTGTGGCTAAGAGATAAATACAATAGTTTCCTTGGAGATATGTATTACCCACCAAATGTCTACGCACGTAGCACGGAAATGTCTCGATGCAAGATGACTTTACAATTAGTTCTTGCAGCGCTTTATCCGCCTGTTGATAGACAAAAATGGAATGAGAAACTTTCTTGGCAACCAATAGACTTAATATATACATCACGGCATGAAGATAATCTGCTGAATCCATCATTTGCATGCCCTAT attccaaaaaatttatgagaaTCAACTACAAAGTCCAgaagtgaaaaagaaaatagaagagTTTAATGATTTAATGGCGGACGTATCAAAACATacaggaaaaaatattaccaGTGTCAGGGATCTCGCTCTTATATATCatactttatatatagaatCATTTATGGGATTGCCTTTACCAAAGTGgacaaaaaacatatttccaAATGGCACTCTTTTAAATGCAGTTTACTTAGATTACGAGctatttaattacaatgagTTAAATAATCTCAATGGAG GTGTGTTATTGAATAGAATAATTAACGATATGAACAAAGTGATCAATAAAACTTTGCCGGATCGAAGGATTAATCTTTTCTCCGCACATGATGTAAATGTAGTTGGATTGCTATACGCTTTAAATATATCCGTTATTTTTCGACGTCATTTTCCGACGTTTACAAGCAGCGTTATTGTAGAATTATATGAAGATGACGGAGAATATTTGGTTaaa GtgttatattacttaggtaTTCCATCGGAAATACGAGAAATTAATATTCCTGGCTGCGAAGTATTATGtccgtataataaatttgtcgaATTAACAAAGTCAACTACTGCACTTAAGGGAGTTCCTCTGCTCAGGTCTGGCACAACAAGTGGTACAGGGgttcaagtaaagaaaaatattcaaatgaccattttgttgtcttctttttttttgctgtatatggtctaa
- the LOC105840422 gene encoding venom acid phosphatase Acph-1 isoform X2, with protein MTKFQRIIVLMFYFCLLTTLKTEALIISTRPTTIYTEDDLKLRLVNVFRHGDRTTDKNYESYPNDPYKNNDFYPDGDGQLTNVGKNRSYALGLWLRDKYNSFLGDMYYPPNVYARSTEMSRCKMTLQLVLAALYPPVDRQKWNEKLSWQPIDLIYTSRHEDNLLNPSFACPIFQKIYENQLQSPEVKKKIEEFNDLMADVSKHTGKNITSVRDLALIYHTLYIESFMGLPLPKWTKNIFPNGTLLNAVYLDYELFNYNELNNLNGGVLLNRIINDMNKVINKTLPDRRINLFSAHDVNVVGLLYALNISVIFRRHFPTFTSSVIVELYEDDGEYLVKVLYYLGIPSEIREINIPGCEVLCPYNKFVELTKSTTALKGVPLLRSGTTSGTGVQVKKNIQMTILLSSFFLLYMV; from the exons ATGACGAAATTTCAACGTATCATCGTgctaatgttttatttctgtttattaACGACATTAAAAACTGAGGCGTTGATTATCTCCACGAGACCAACGACAATTTATACAGAAGATGATTTAAAGCTACGATTAGTCAAC GTATTCAGACACGGCGATCGCACAACAGACAAGAACTATGAATCTTATCCAAATGatccatataaaaataacgatttcTATCCAGATGGTGACGGACAGTTAactaat GTTGGCAAGAATAGATCATACGCATTAGGCTTGTGGCTAAGAGATAAATACAATAGTTTCCTTGGAGATATGTATTACCCACCAAATGTCTACGCACGTAGCACGGAAATGTCTCGATGCAAGATGACTTTACAATTAGTTCTTGCAGCGCTTTATCCGCCTGTTGATAGACAAAAATGGAATGAGAAACTTTCTTGGCAACCAATAGACTTAATATATACATCACGGCATGAAGATAATCTGCTGAATCCATCATTTGCATGCCCTAT attccaaaaaatttatgagaaTCAACTACAAAGTCCAgaagtgaaaaagaaaatagaagagTTTAATGATTTAATGGCGGACGTATCAAAACATacaggaaaaaatattaccaGTGTCAGGGATCTCGCTCTTATATATCatactttatatatagaatCATTTATGGGATTGCCTTTACCAAAGTGgacaaaaaacatatttccaAATGGCACTCTTTTAAATGCAGTTTACTTAGATTACGAGctatttaattacaatgagTTAAATAATCTCAATGGAG GTGTGTTATTGAATAGAATAATTAACGATATGAACAAAGTGATCAATAAAACTTTGCCGGATCGAAGGATTAATCTTTTCTCCGCACATGATGTAAATGTAGTTGGATTGCTATACGCTTTAAATATATCCGTTATTTTTCGACGTCATTTTCCGACGTTTACAAGCAGCGTTATTGTAGAATTATATGAAGATGACGGAGAATATTTGGTTaaa GtgttatattacttaggtaTTCCATCGGAAATACGAGAAATTAATATTCCTGGCTGCGAAGTATTATGtccgtataataaatttgtcgaATTAACAAAGTCAACTACTGCACTTAAGGGAGTTCCTCTGCTCAGGTCTGGCACAACAAGTGGTACAGGGgttcaagtaaagaaaaatattcaaatgaccattttgttgtcttctttttttttgctgtatatggtctaa